TTTTGTAGAACACTAATAAACGGGAGGCGACCAAATGTTACTTAATCAAAACATAGGTTTTAAGAATCTAAAGATGCAATCATCGCCTGATGACAGTGGAAATATAAACAATAAATTTAATTAAATCAATTGTTTTTTCTAAGATTTTTTATAAAAAAATCTTTTAGTACAGCGCCACATTTTTCTTCTAAAATACCGCCTTTTGTGTGTGTTCGGTGGTTAAGGCGGGTATCGTTCGTAATAGTGTAAAGCGATGTGCAAGCCCCGGCTTTTGGGTCGTAAGCCCCAAAGACGAGCAAAGGCATTCGGGCTAACACTATAGCCCCAGCACACATTGCACACGGCTCAAGAGTTACAAACATTTCACAACCCTCCAACCGCTGCGATTTTAAATAACCGGCTGCGGCTGTTATCGCAATCATCTCGGCGTGGGCTGTTGGGTCCTGTAATGTTTCGGTTTGGTTGTATCCCTTACCAATTATTTTTTCCTGGAAAACTACCACCGCACCGACGGGAATTTCATTCTTGTCGTAAGCTTTAACGGCTTCCTTCAAAGCAAATTCCATCCAGTGCTCGTATTTTTTATCAGCAATCAAATCTATTTCACACGTCTTTCGTGTCGAGCAACTGACGAACTTTTTTGATAATTTGGATCGGGTCGTAAGGTTTTTGAACAATTTCTTTAATACCGATTTTAAACATTTCCGACCATATCGGCGGGTCGAGATATCCGCTCGCAAAAATAATTTTAGTGTTAGGGGCGATATTCCTGATGTTGTTGTACATTTCCCAGCCGCTCATTTTAGGTAAACCGATATCAGAAAAGATGATAGCAATTTCGTTTTGATGTTTTTTGAAAATTTCTATGCCTGATTCGCCATCGAAGGCGGTCAATACTTTGTAGCCGCGCTCCTGCAGAATCTCTTTTACCAAATCGCTCAGCATCAGTTCATCCTCAACAACTAATATAGTTTCAGTTCCTTGCAGCAAACATTCCTGTTCTTGAATTCCTGCATCATCGGGAATTGAGTTGATATTGTAAGCCGGCAAATAAATGTTAAAGATAGTGCCGCTGTCAATTTCACTTTCGACATCAATAAAACCGTGATGACTTTGAACGACACCATAAACTACAGCAAGCCCCAAGCCGGTACCTTTGCCAATTTCTTTAGTTGTAAAGAATGGCTCAAATATCCGTAAACGCGTCTCCTCGTCCATTCCGTGCCCTGCATCGCTTACGCTGATACAAACGTACTTCTCTTTATTAACATTGGTAAATTTTTTAGAGAGAATTTCAGCCGTTACAAGAGAGGTTGAAATTTTCAAAACCCCGCCTTTATCCATTGCATCTTTAGCATTAAGCGAGAGGTTCAATAAAATCTGATGCACCTGATTGATATCAGCCCGGATTGCGGGAATACTTCTATCGAGGTCAATTTGAATTTCAATTGTTTTCGGGAATGTTTCGTTCAATAGTTTTACAAATTCTTCTATCACACTGTTAAGAGAAATTACAGCAGTGAGCAAATCGGTTTTGCGTGAGAAGGTAAGTAATTGTTTTACCATACCCGATCCACGCTGGACAGCTTCGGCAATTGCTTTTACATTTTTGAGGAAATTTTTCTTAACGTATTCATCCGACTCCATTTGCGAGGCATAACCCAACACAATGGCTAATATGTTATTGAAGTCGTGGGCAATGCCGCTGGCTAAAGTTCCTAAGCTTTCCATTTTCTGCGCTTGAAGCAATTGTCCTTCAAGGAGTTTCCGTTTTGTATCGTCGAAGATATACCCTTTAATGGTTAACAAATTGCCATTCGCATCGAAATCGCCTATCACATTTTGTACGGTATGCAGAATTCTACCATCAATCCGCCGCAGTTCCAGTTCCATATATTCAATTTTTTTAGAACTTTTTAGTCGAATTAAAAACTTTTGGAACTCTGATTCATTGTAAAATAAATTTTGCAAACTGCTGCTCAAAACAGAATCAATCGAGACGAACCCGAATATCTTAACGAATGCAGCATTACAGGTAATAATGTTACCTTCGGAGTTGGATATAAAATCGCCGGTTAAATCTTCCTCGAAGAAATTTCGGTATCGTTCTTCGCTTTGTATTAATTCAGCTTCTGCTTTCCATTTTTCGGTAATATCACGCGATATTGCAACAACGTGAGTAATGTTTCCGTTTGAATCTCTGTAAGGCGAGTGTGTAACATCAAAATACCGCAAACCGGTTTCGGGAAACTCGAACCAGGATTTGTAGTTAACAATATTTCCGTTGAACGATGCATCGAAATTCTTTTTTATTATCGTATCGAATACTTCGTTACCCCAGATGTCCGAAACTTTTTTCCCCAATATTTCTTCACGGCTTTTTTTATGAGCAATACAGTAAGAGTTGTTTACAGCTACATATCTGTAACCTGTATCAACCAAAGTCATATAATCGGGAGAGGCATTCACAATAAATTCATACTTGTGGAAAAATTCTTCAACTTTTTTACGCTCTGATATATCGGTGAGAGAACCTACGATAGCTACTGTTTTCCCATTACGCACTACTGGCGCCTCGTTCACTTCGACCCAAATTTTTCTGCCTAATTTACCTACAAGTTCAAGCTGATACGACGGTTGGACTTTGCCGATATCAATCGCCCTTTGTGTAAGTTGAATCCCTTTTAAGTTTTCCGGATTGTCTGTTAAAAGTTTAGTCCAGTTAAACATCGCCTCTTCCGGTTCGTAATCAAAAAACGTTTTTGATTGGGGACTGATATAAGTTAACACATGGTCAACAGAATGCGAATAGAAAAGGTTCGTACTGTGTTCAATGATGTTTCTTAATTTTGTTTCGCTTTCACGCAAAGCATCAGCGATGCGTTTCCGCTCGATAATTTCTAACTTCAATTCGTTTGTGCGTTGGTCAACTTTTGTTTCAAGGGATCGGTTTGCGTTTTCTATTTCGTCAAGTGCCTCCGCTAATTTATCGACCATAATGTTAAACGATTTTGCAAGTTGTCCAACCTCGTCTTCCGAAACGATAGTCGCCCGGCTTCTCAAATTTCCCGACGAAATATCTTCTACCGTATTTACTATCGAACGGAGAGGTCGTGTTATAACAGAACTGATACCTATTACGATAAAAAGACTTCCAAAAAAAATCAGCAGAGCTACAAAAGTAATAGCGGCGCGGCTTTTTTGGACCTCAGATTCGAGAACAACGAGTGAAAACCCGATTGTTAAATTTCCAATTACTTTATCCGTGTGATAAATAGGAACTGTTTTTTCGTAAATCATCCCGTCTCCCGTGATGCGGCTTCCGTTTACATTTTGTTTAAAAACATTTCTCTCGATATCCGCTAAGTTGTAAGCATAATACACTTTATTCGAGTCGTCACGCAAAACTATATACACAATATCTTTAGCCAGCCTTGCACTCTGAAAAGCTTCTTTAATTGTTTGCGTATCGTTAAAAAACAAAGCCGGACTTATACTGAAAGCAGTCATCGTTGCTATGCTATTCGCTTTGTCAACTATAGCTTTTGTAGCTTGCTCTTCAAATTCAGAAGGAAAATAGATGAATATAAAAACCGAAATTGCCGTTACTAAAAAAGAACTTGATATGATGAGTTTAGTGCGAAGTGAAAAATTTACAAATATTTTTTGAATTTTGGAAAAGAACATGTTTATATATTAAAATTATTTAATGACCTTTGCTAAATTTAATAGCTTCGAACTGAAATCTGCCCCCTCGGCTTTTATGGATTGTAAATTTATTATGATTTGCGGCTTTTCGGCTTTGATATCCAAACCGACAGAAATACCATTCTCAACATATTGTGGAACTCCGGTAATTGTTAAAATCTTGTGTGCTTGCGTAAGTTGAGTAACCATTTTAAAATCGATTGCACGCATCGGAGTGATATACAATATATCGATAGTATGTTTCAATAGATTGCTTTTGAGATTAGTTTCATCGGAATATTCTAAAGCAACAATATGCACAGTTAAACCGACGATAGAATCATGCGTCGGTGATGCTGTAGTAACGAATGCGTTCTTTACGTCTGAAGATAATTTAAAACCTTTTTGAAAGAGTATTCCGATACTTATCTCGTTGCCGGCACGGGTTTTTAGATTCCGGTCGAAAGTAAGTATTTTTTTGAACAAAGGGATTTGAATTTCGACAGGAACAGGCATTTCCTGTGTAAAAGAAAAACCGCGAGAGAGTAAAATTATTACTAGTATATAAAAAAAGTATTTCAAGATTTTTAGAACTTATATTCTAACGAAGCGATATAATTACGTCCATTCTGTTTAATACCGGCTTGACGATGTTCGAATCCGCCTGGATATTTGTAATCGGCATCGAATAAATTTCTTACTAAAAACGAAACTGTGAGCCTGTTAAATAACGGTTTTGTTTTAATATTTAGGTTGGATAATAAAAAAGGTTCGGTTTTCGTGCTATAAACTGTCAGTCGTTCAGTTTCCCACTGGACTTCTGTACCTGCATAAAAATATTCAAAGAGCGGAAAATTTATACCAAACTTAATCAGATGTTCAGGCGAATTTGTAAGTTTCTCATCGGTCTCTAATTTTTTTGTACTTTGTAGAGAATAATTGATATAGTAATTCAAATCTTGTTCTGTGCGCGTATTGATTCCGACCTCTAAACCGATTGCTCTTATGTTATCGACATTTCCAAAATATTTGAAAGAATCGGTAGTGTCAATTTTGATATCGATTAAATTTTTCATGTCGTAACGATATAAGGAAATTGTGCTGAATGTTTCATCGCTCATCCTTTGTTCCCATATTAACTCGCTGGTAGCAATCTTCTCGGATTTTAAATTATCGCTGCGTTTGAACTCGGAATAAGGATCGTGGTAATTTATTTCATAAACATTCGGAATCCGGAATGCTTCGCCATAAAGGAATTTAAGAGTGCTCGATTTTGCCGGCTGATAAATGATAGCGCCACGTGGCGATGTAAACATTTTAAAAATTGAGTACTTATCGAACCGTATTCCTAACGTAAGCGATAAATTATCAGTCGCTTGATGTTCGTTCTGTAAATAGAATGAAGTCAGAGATGAAGGAAAATTACCATCGAAGAAAATGGTATTTGGATTCCAATATTTAAAAATAGCGAGTGTATAATTTTTATATTCAGAACCGGCAATGATTCGATTTGAGGTAGTTAAATCCCAACAAAACTGAACTTCGCCGCCAAACCAACTCCCCTTACTTTCATCATAAGCAATCAAGTCATACTTGTATGTTCCTTTATAGGTATAGTTATCGTAGTATGCCCTGAGTAAAACAGTTTTATCAATATCAAACTCATTTTCGTATTTTAGTTCTATAAATTTGTATTCATCTAACGTATAAGCATCGGGATCATTAAATACTATATCATAAGCACCAGTCGGGATACCTTTTTTACGGGATGAGAATTTTCCGAGAAGCGACAAGTTGTTGTAGCTCAGTGTCGAGGTAAAACTAGCGAATTTATCCCAGTCTAAATTGTTGGCAATTCCGTAATTATTTACCGGGCTATCGTATTCCGGATAAAATTGATCTTCACCTTTAATATCGCCAATAGTTCCCGAAAAAGAAAAATCTAAACCATTAGCGAACAATTTACCATAGCGGGAAGAAGCTTTGATGTTCCGATAACTTCCGATATCAGCGTCAACCTGCAAACCGTCAATCGCATTCCCATTTTTTGTAATTATATTGATTACAGCAAACATTGCATTGCTTCCGAATAGGGCAGAACCGGGACCTCGTACAATTTCAATACGATCTACACTTTTTAAATTAATTCCTAATTCAGTTCCGATAGATGCCGAACCGTAAATATTTTCGTTTATGCTATGCCCGTTCAACATAAGCAAAATACGGTTATTGTAATCGGTGGGTCGGCTGAAACCACGCACACCCAGGTAACTGTAATTACGATCGTAACTGATGTAAAATCCTCTAATACTCTGCAATACCTCGGACAAATTTTGGTATCCAAATTTGCTAATTTCATCCGAAGTAATTACCGTAACTGAAGCGGGAATGTCGCTGGTTTTTTGTAAATACTTTG
Above is a window of Bacteroidota bacterium DNA encoding:
- the tadA gene encoding tRNA adenosine(34) deaminase TadA, with product MADKKYEHWMEFALKEAVKAYDKNEIPVGAVVVFQEKIIGKGYNQTETLQDPTAHAEMIAITAAAGYLKSQRLEGCEMFVTLEPCAMCAGAIVLARMPLLVFGAYDPKAGACTSLYTITNDTRLNHRTHTKGGILEEKCGAVLKDFFIKNLRKNN
- a CDS encoding PAS domain S-box protein; amino-acid sequence: MFFSKIQKIFVNFSLRTKLIISSSFLVTAISVFIFIYFPSEFEEQATKAIVDKANSIATMTAFSISPALFFNDTQTIKEAFQSARLAKDIVYIVLRDDSNKVYYAYNLADIERNVFKQNVNGSRITGDGMIYEKTVPIYHTDKVIGNLTIGFSLVVLESEVQKSRAAITFVALLIFFGSLFIVIGISSVITRPLRSIVNTVEDISSGNLRSRATIVSEDEVGQLAKSFNIMVDKLAEALDEIENANRSLETKVDQRTNELKLEIIERKRIADALRESETKLRNIIEHSTNLFYSHSVDHVLTYISPQSKTFFDYEPEEAMFNWTKLLTDNPENLKGIQLTQRAIDIGKVQPSYQLELVGKLGRKIWVEVNEAPVVRNGKTVAIVGSLTDISERKKVEEFFHKYEFIVNASPDYMTLVDTGYRYVAVNNSYCIAHKKSREEILGKKVSDIWGNEVFDTIIKKNFDASFNGNIVNYKSWFEFPETGLRYFDVTHSPYRDSNGNITHVVAISRDITEKWKAEAELIQSEERYRNFFEEDLTGDFISNSEGNIITCNAAFVKIFGFVSIDSVLSSSLQNLFYNESEFQKFLIRLKSSKKIEYMELELRRIDGRILHTVQNVIGDFDANGNLLTIKGYIFDDTKRKLLEGQLLQAQKMESLGTLASGIAHDFNNILAIVLGYASQMESDEYVKKNFLKNVKAIAEAVQRGSGMVKQLLTFSRKTDLLTAVISLNSVIEEFVKLLNETFPKTIEIQIDLDRSIPAIRADINQVHQILLNLSLNAKDAMDKGGVLKISTSLVTAEILSKKFTNVNKEKYVCISVSDAGHGMDEETRLRIFEPFFTTKEIGKGTGLGLAVVYGVVQSHHGFIDVESEIDSGTIFNIYLPAYNINSIPDDAGIQEQECLLQGTETILVVEDELMLSDLVKEILQERGYKVLTAFDGESGIEIFKKHQNEIAIIFSDIGLPKMSGWEMYNNIRNIAPNTKIIFASGYLDPPIWSEMFKIGIKEIVQKPYDPIQIIKKVRQLLDTKDV
- a CDS encoding YfiR family protein, with product MKYFFYILVIILLSRGFSFTQEMPVPVEIQIPLFKKILTFDRNLKTRAGNEISIGILFQKGFKLSSDVKNAFVTTASPTHDSIVGLTVHIVALEYSDETNLKSNLLKHTIDILYITPMRAIDFKMVTQLTQAHKILTITGVPQYVENGISVGLDIKAEKPQIIINLQSIKAEGADFSSKLLNLAKVIK
- a CDS encoding TonB-dependent receptor; this encodes MQIIVKYLLLTFLLIPNAIGQSDDLLASSISLDSLLNIKISAASKYLQKTSDIPASVTVITSDEISKFGYQNLSEVLQSIRGFYISYDRNYSYLGVRGFSRPTDYNNRILLMLNGHSINENIYGSASIGTELGINLKSVDRIEIVRGPGSALFGSNAMFAVINIITKNGNAIDGLQVDADIGSYRNIKASSRYGKLFANGLDFSFSGTIGDIKGEDQFYPEYDSPVNNYGIANNLDWDKFASFTSTLSYNNLSLLGKFSSRKKGIPTGAYDIVFNDPDAYTLDEYKFIELKYENEFDIDKTVLLRAYYDNYTYKGTYKYDLIAYDESKGSWFGGEVQFCWDLTTSNRIIAGSEYKNYTLAIFKYWNPNTIFFDGNFPSSLTSFYLQNEHQATDNLSLTLGIRFDKYSIFKMFTSPRGAIIYQPAKSSTLKFLYGEAFRIPNVYEINYHDPYSEFKRSDNLKSEKIATSELIWEQRMSDETFSTISLYRYDMKNLIDIKIDTTDSFKYFGNVDNIRAIGLEVGINTRTEQDLNYYINYSLQSTKKLETDEKLTNSPEHLIKFGINFPLFEYFYAGTEVQWETERLTVYSTKTEPFLLSNLNIKTKPLFNRLTVSFLVRNLFDADYKYPGGFEHRQAGIKQNGRNYIASLEYKF